AGTCAGAACCGGTCAAGACGATCTGTCCGTACTGCGGCGTGGGCTGTGGGATCCAGGTAAAGCCGGGCGAGGAGCCCGGCGACGTACAGTTCATGCCGTGGGGCGAAGCACCGGTCAACGAGGGAAAGATCTGTATCAAGGGCGGCGCGGCGACACAGGTCGTGGACCACGAGGACCGGCTCACCGACCCGCTGATCAAGGAGGACGGCGAGTTCCGAGAGGCGACGTGGGAGGAGGCCTACGGCCGGATCGTCGAGGAGCTCGAACGCATCCGTGAGGAGTACGGCCCCGACGCGATGGGCTTCTACGGATCGTCGAAGACGATGAACGAGGAGAACTACCTCCTCCAGAAGCTCGCCCGACGGTACGGCACGAACAACGTCGACAACTGCACGCGGATGTGTCACGCCTCGACCGTCTGGGCGCTGCGGACGAGCCTCGGCGCGGGCGCAATGACCAACAGCATGCAGGACCTCCGCGAGGAGGCCGACGTCTTCTGGATCCACGGGGCCAACCCCGGCGAACAGCACCCGATCGCCAACAGCGTTTACTTCCGGCAGGCGGTGCTCGAGGGCGCGACGGTCATCCAGGTCGACCCGCACGCCAACAAGACGACGCGGTCGTTCAAGATCGACGAGACCGACCGCCACATGCACCTCCAGGTCAAGCCGGGCACGGACATCCCGCTCCTCAACGTCGTCATCAAGACGATCCTCGAAAAGCACGAGGAGAACCCCGAGGAGGGGTGGATCGACGAGGAGTTCATCGAGGAGCGCACCGAGGGCTTCGAGCACCTGAAAGAGACCCTCGAAGGCTTCGATAAGGAGGCCGCCGCCGAGGAGTGTGGCGTTCCACTCGAGGACATCGAACTCGCCGCCGAGAAGTACGCCAGCGCCGACAGCGCCGCCATCTTCACGGGGATGGGGATGAGCCAGCACGCCTGCGGCGTCGACAACGTCCAGAACGAGATCAACCTCGCGTTGATCACCGGCAACCTCGGTCGGCCCGGCACCGGCGTCAACCCCCTTCGCGGCCAGAACAACGTCCAGGGGACCTGCGACGTCGGCGCGATGCCGAACGTCCTGCCCGGCTACCAGCTGGTCGACGACGACGAAGCCAGGGAGAGCGTCGAGGAGGTCTGGGGCTTCGAGATCCCAGCGGAACCGGGGCTGACGAACGTCGAGATCTCCCACGAGTTCGGCGAGTCGGTCAAGGGGCTGTACGTCATGGGCGAGAACCCCGTGATGAGCGAGCCCGACGCGAACCGGGTCGCCGAACGGATCCAGGAACTGGAGTTCATGGTCGCCCAGGACATCTTCATGACCGAAACCGCCAAATACGCCGACGTGATCCTGCCGGCGACGACGTGGGCCGAACGCGGCGGCACGGTCACCAACACCGATAGGAGAGTCCAGCGGATGCGGCCAGTGGCGAAAGTCCACGAGAACACGAAACA
The DNA window shown above is from Halalkalicoccus sp. NIPERK01 and carries:
- the fdhF gene encoding formate dehydrogenase subunit alpha, encoding MATEESEPVKTICPYCGVGCGIQVKPGEEPGDVQFMPWGEAPVNEGKICIKGGAATQVVDHEDRLTDPLIKEDGEFREATWEEAYGRIVEELERIREEYGPDAMGFYGSSKTMNEENYLLQKLARRYGTNNVDNCTRMCHASTVWALRTSLGAGAMTNSMQDLREEADVFWIHGANPGEQHPIANSVYFRQAVLEGATVIQVDPHANKTTRSFKIDETDRHMHLQVKPGTDIPLLNVVIKTILEKHEENPEEGWIDEEFIEERTEGFEHLKETLEGFDKEAAAEECGVPLEDIELAAEKYASADSAAIFTGMGMSQHACGVDNVQNEINLALITGNLGRPGTGVNPLRGQNNVQGTCDVGAMPNVLPGYQLVDDDEARESVEEVWGFEIPAEPGLTNVEISHEFGESVKGLYVMGENPVMSEPDANRVAERIQELEFMVAQDIFMTETAKYADVILPATTWAERGGTVTNTDRRVQRMRPVAKVHENTKHDLEIVSEIGTRLFDDGFDFSDPEEVFEELRQVCPSYHGMTYDALGEEGIQWPCYEEGDEGDQYLYEERFDTESGLGHIEGVRHTPPAEVPDEEYPLVLTTARLEEHYNTGTMSRRSPTLNRQHPENFVDVHPNDAERYGIEDGEQVTIRSRRGEITVEAQVTEDTKEGVIWTTPHFAAASANRLTNDVLDERAKIPEYKAAAAEIEVGIEPADGAPADD